The proteins below are encoded in one region of Pontibacter deserti:
- a CDS encoding pseudouridine synthase: MLDIIFEDAHYVAINKPHGLLVHRTRIAEEKKEFALQMLRDQLGHKVYPIHRLDRGTSGVLLFAKTPEAAAPLVKLFEERETRKVYYAIVRGYILEEATIDNPIRPDKDHQHKEAQDAITNYKRIATVELPIPVGRYATARYSLVQVQPETGRMHQIRKHFAHIRHYIIGDKKHGDWRHNKMFLEELNSSSMLLHSSDLYFVHPFTNKQIHINAPLSANMSRLCCEFNWQELLVAHNAVLTQATDATPCEARA; this comes from the coding sequence GTGTTAGATATTATCTTTGAAGATGCCCATTATGTGGCAATAAATAAACCGCATGGGTTACTGGTGCATCGCACACGCATAGCAGAAGAGAAAAAGGAATTTGCTTTGCAGATGCTCCGCGATCAGTTAGGACACAAAGTATATCCTATTCATCGCCTGGACCGTGGCACATCCGGCGTGTTATTATTTGCCAAAACACCTGAAGCAGCTGCGCCGCTGGTAAAGCTTTTTGAAGAACGGGAAACCAGGAAGGTATACTATGCAATTGTACGTGGTTATATTTTAGAAGAGGCTACAATTGACAATCCAATCCGGCCAGATAAAGATCATCAGCATAAAGAGGCACAGGACGCCATCACAAACTATAAAAGAATAGCAACTGTAGAATTACCTATACCTGTGGGCCGATATGCTACAGCCCGCTATAGTTTGGTACAGGTACAACCTGAAACCGGACGCATGCACCAGATACGCAAACATTTTGCGCATATCCGGCACTATATAATTGGAGATAAAAAGCACGGCGACTGGCGGCACAACAAGATGTTTCTGGAAGAACTTAACAGCTCAAGTATGCTGCTGCACTCTTCAGATCTATACTTTGTGCATCCGTTTACTAATAAACAGATACATATAAATGCACCGCTTTCTGCAAATATGTCCAGGTTGTGCTGTGAATTTAACTGGCAGGAATTACTGGTAGCACATAATGCAGTTCTTACACAGGCAACAGACGCTACTCCTTGTGAAGCGCGCGCTTGA
- a CDS encoding tetratricopeptide repeat protein, with translation MKKVLLTALAAATISVASAQNSAVNSAILNQKNGTLDKAQTEIDKAIAHDKTKNKAKTWFTRGTIYQDMVGHPVYGKMTTEKTPEIILESYNKTVELDGKDGQYGKQVPARLEMLYGQVLNQAVEHHNKEEWDQAISNYDLASRVNPTDTTAVKYAALASIAKKDYPRAMTYYDKLITLGHKTEDVYKTRVQLLQETQASDDKVMAALADGLKEHPNSVYLMQEELRYYLKNNRGGEAMAKLEKAIEKDPKNASLYAVLGNLQEKEGKLDAAYKSYQKAIEVDPKNFDAYYNLAVLEFNKGVSVAKKAEKMDYATYQKRGKAVEAEANKHFQASVPYFEKAIEIQPEDQATLKNLLSVYTRLGRKADAERINKKLK, from the coding sequence ATGAAAAAAGTACTTTTAACTGCCCTGGCTGCCGCTACTATTTCAGTGGCAAGTGCACAGAACTCGGCTGTGAACAGTGCCATTCTTAACCAGAAAAATGGTACGCTTGACAAAGCACAGACTGAGATTGATAAAGCGATTGCACACGATAAAACAAAAAATAAGGCTAAGACCTGGTTTACACGTGGTACAATTTATCAGGACATGGTTGGTCACCCGGTTTATGGTAAAATGACCACTGAGAAAACTCCTGAAATTATTCTGGAGTCTTATAACAAAACAGTAGAACTTGATGGTAAAGATGGTCAGTACGGCAAGCAGGTACCTGCTCGCTTAGAGATGCTTTATGGTCAGGTATTAAATCAGGCGGTTGAACATCATAACAAGGAAGAGTGGGATCAGGCAATTTCAAACTATGATCTTGCTTCAAGAGTAAATCCTACGGATACTACAGCTGTTAAATATGCGGCATTAGCATCCATTGCAAAGAAGGATTACCCAAGAGCAATGACTTATTATGATAAGCTTATTACACTTGGCCACAAAACTGAAGATGTTTACAAAACCAGAGTGCAGTTGCTTCAGGAAACTCAGGCAAGTGATGATAAAGTAATGGCTGCCTTAGCTGATGGTTTAAAGGAGCATCCAAATAGCGTATACCTGATGCAGGAAGAGCTGCGTTACTACCTGAAAAATAACCGTGGTGGCGAAGCAATGGCTAAATTAGAGAAAGCTATTGAGAAAGATCCTAAAAATGCCAGCCTTTATGCCGTACTAGGTAACTTACAAGAGAAAGAAGGAAAACTGGATGCAGCTTATAAGAGCTATCAGAAGGCTATTGAAGTAGATCCTAAAAACTTTGATGCTTACTATAACCTAGCAGTTCTTGAATTTAACAAGGGTGTAAGCGTTGCGAAGAAAGCTGAAAAGATGGATTACGCTACTTACCAGAAAAGAGGTAAAGCTGTAGAAGCAGAGGCTAACAAACACTTCCAAGCTTCAGTACCATATTTCGAGAAAGCTATTGAAATTCAGCCAGAAGATCAGGCTACACTTAAAAACTTATTATCAGTTTATACTCGCTTAGGTCGTAAGGCTGATGCAGAGAGGATTAATAAAAAGCTGAAATAG
- a CDS encoding TFIIB-type zinc ribbon-containing protein: MKCPTCNETLLMSDKNGVEIDYCPKYRGIWLDRGELEKIIERSGEHYSKKENYESDYKRYGYDQYGNKKHPHKKKESFLSDFFDF; this comes from the coding sequence ATGAAATGCCCTACCTGTAACGAAACGCTTTTAATGAGCGATAAAAACGGAGTTGAAATTGATTATTGCCCGAAATACCGTGGTATCTGGCTAGACCGTGGCGAGTTGGAAAAGATTATAGAACGCTCAGGCGAACATTATTCTAAAAAAGAAAATTACGAGTCTGATTACAAGCGCTATGGTTACGATCAATATGGTAACAAAAAGCATCCGCACAAGAAAAAAGAATCCTTTCTAAGCGATTTTTTCGACTTTTGA
- a CDS encoding DnaJ C-terminal domain-containing protein: MDYKDYYKILGVTKSASQAEIKKAYRALAKKYHPDKNKGDKAAEDKFKDISEAYEVLGDEEKRKQYDQLGANWRQYQNAGAGGFGGRGGQYEYYGGGQPGGFRGFETDADMFGGGFSEFFQQFFGGGGGFSQQTGGRGRTHAAKGQDYESEMEISLQEAYHGASRLINLQNQQLRITTKPGVADGQVLRIRGKGAPGPGGGTAGDLYIKVLIKPDHNFERKGNDLYTTLPVDMYTAILGGDAHVRTLTGQLKLKIPAGTQSDKSLRLKGKGMPVYGKPDQHGDLYVKITVTLPTHLSEEEKELFQKLREIHQAKKAA; the protein is encoded by the coding sequence ATGGACTACAAGGACTATTATAAGATACTAGGCGTAACCAAATCAGCGTCTCAGGCTGAAATTAAAAAAGCTTACCGCGCGCTGGCCAAGAAATATCACCCTGATAAAAATAAAGGTGACAAAGCTGCTGAAGATAAGTTTAAGGATATAAGCGAAGCTTATGAAGTGCTCGGTGATGAAGAAAAGCGCAAACAATATGACCAGCTAGGTGCCAACTGGCGGCAGTATCAGAATGCAGGAGCCGGTGGATTTGGTGGCAGGGGAGGCCAGTACGAGTATTACGGAGGTGGACAGCCTGGTGGTTTCCGCGGTTTCGAAACTGATGCTGATATGTTTGGTGGCGGCTTCTCTGAATTTTTTCAGCAGTTTTTTGGGGGCGGTGGTGGCTTTAGCCAGCAAACAGGTGGCAGAGGCCGGACTCATGCAGCCAAAGGGCAGGACTATGAATCTGAGATGGAAATTTCGTTGCAGGAAGCCTATCATGGTGCCTCGCGTTTAATAAACCTTCAAAATCAGCAGTTGCGCATTACTACCAAACCAGGAGTTGCAGACGGGCAGGTGCTTAGAATAAGAGGAAAGGGTGCACCAGGTCCGGGGGGCGGCACTGCTGGAGACCTGTATATTAAAGTGCTGATTAAGCCGGACCATAACTTCGAACGCAAAGGCAACGATCTGTACACTACTTTACCGGTAGACATGTACACAGCTATACTTGGAGGGGATGCCCATGTGCGTACACTAACAGGACAGCTTAAGTTAAAAATACCAGCCGGAACACAGAGTGATAAAAGCCTGAGGTTAAAAGGAAAAGGCATGCCTGTTTATGGCAAACCTGACCAGCACGGCGACCTTTACGTAAAGATAACTGTAACGCTGCCAACGCACCTGAGCGAAGAAGAAAAAGAGCTGTTTCAGAAGCTGAGAGAAATACATCAAGCTAAGAAAGCAGCATGA
- a CDS encoding phage holin family protein yields MDFIINLLVTAAVILILSYAMSSVHVKSFWTALWVAFLTAIFTATIGWLLGGLLNLVTFFLLEAIVGLIVTALMLKLVDKLVGNFKIDGFLPALIIAIAVAIALAIVGWLRGDNEEEEYAQLEQKPQTEQIFQQV; encoded by the coding sequence ATGGACTTCATTATTAATCTGTTAGTGACAGCAGCTGTCATTCTGATTCTTTCTTATGCTATGTCGAGTGTGCACGTAAAAAGCTTCTGGACCGCACTTTGGGTAGCTTTTCTTACGGCCATTTTTACTGCTACAATTGGCTGGTTATTAGGCGGTTTGCTTAACCTGGTAACTTTCTTTTTACTGGAAGCTATCGTAGGTTTAATCGTTACAGCGCTAATGCTAAAGCTAGTCGATAAGCTGGTTGGAAACTTTAAAATAGATGGATTTTTGCCGGCACTGATCATTGCCATAGCTGTAGCCATAGCTTTAGCCATAGTTGGCTGGCTGCGTGGCGATAACGAAGAAGAAGAATATGCTCAACTTGAACAGAAGCCTCAAACAGAGCAAATCTTTCAGCAAGTATAG
- a CDS encoding SDR family oxidoreductase produces the protein MNNNRWSLTGQKAIVTGGSKGIGEATVKEFLALGAEVLAVARNQQDLEKLQSENSGNLLHILAADMSTTEGREKLLNWVDTNWGSLDILINNVGTNIRKPTAAYTTEEYDYLMNTNLRSAFELNRLLYQYLSKSEQANIVHVTSVAGLTHVRTGSIYGMTKAALTQLTRNLAAEWAADNIRVNAVAPWYISTPLAQTVLQNEEFYTNVINRTPLRRIGKPEDVAATVAFLCMPAAAYITGQTIAVDGGFTINGFHPQ, from the coding sequence ATGAACAATAACAGATGGTCCTTAACCGGACAGAAAGCAATAGTAACGGGTGGCTCTAAAGGTATAGGCGAAGCAACCGTAAAAGAGTTTTTAGCGCTAGGAGCAGAGGTACTGGCAGTAGCCCGTAACCAACAGGACCTGGAGAAGCTACAAAGCGAAAATAGCGGTAACCTGCTGCACATATTAGCTGCAGACATGAGCACTACAGAGGGGCGTGAAAAGCTATTAAACTGGGTTGATACTAATTGGGGTAGCCTCGATATCCTAATTAATAATGTCGGTACTAATATCCGGAAACCCACAGCGGCATATACTACCGAAGAATATGATTACTTAATGAACACAAACCTGCGTTCAGCTTTTGAGCTAAATCGGTTGCTTTACCAGTATTTGAGTAAGTCTGAGCAGGCCAATATAGTTCATGTAACATCAGTAGCCGGGCTTACACATGTGCGTACAGGCAGTATTTATGGCATGACAAAAGCTGCTTTAACACAGCTTACCCGCAACCTGGCAGCTGAGTGGGCTGCAGACAATATTCGTGTAAATGCGGTTGCACCATGGTACATCAGTACGCCACTTGCTCAAACTGTGCTGCAGAACGAAGAATTCTATACTAACGTGATCAACAGAACACCATTACGTAGAATTGGTAAGCCGGAGGATGTGGCTGCTACTGTAGCCTTTCTATGCATGCCAGCTGCCGCATATATTACTGGTCAGACGATAGCTGTAGATGGAGGATTTACCATAAATGGTTTTCACCCACAGTAG
- the gyrA gene encoding DNA gyrase subunit A, which translates to MNEGERIIPINIEDEMRGAYIDYSMSVIISRALPDVRDGLKPVHRRVLYGMSELGVSYNKAYKKSARIVGEVLGKYHPHGDASVYDTMVRMAQEWSLRYPLVDGQGNYGSIDGDSPAAMRYTEARLKRIADELLNDLDKNTVDFVPNFDDSLKEPSVMPAKFPNLLVNGTSGIAVGMATNMAPHNLTEVINGIIAYIDNRDITIAELMHYITAPDFPTGGIIYGYDGVKSAFETGRGRVLMRGRATFETTSTGKEQIIVTEIPYMVNKASLIEKTAALINEKKIEGISDLRDESDRDGLRIVYDLKRDAIPNVVLNNLYKYTALQSSFGVNNVALVKGRPMTLNLKDLILHFVEHRHEVVIRRTQYELDEARKRAHILEGLLIALDNLDEVINLIRASRDPEIARNGLMERFSLSEIQARAILDMRLQRLTGLERDKIQAEYQEIMKLIDYLTSVLNDEGLRMQIIKDELAEIKERYGDVRRTSIEASTGDISYEDMIPEENMVITISHEGYIKRTSLSEYRSQSRGGVGSRGVAASKESDFTEHLFVASTHHHMMFFTEFGRVFWLKVYEIPEGGKTTKGRAIQNLIQIEREDKVRAVMNVHDLKNQDFVLNHNLVFITEQGTIKKTVLEAYSRPRTNGINAITINEGDRLLDVQLTTGNSEIIIALESGRAIRFNETQVRPMGRNAAGVRAVTLAGPDDRVVGMVCVETPETELLVVSENGFGKRSLLEEYRITNRGGKGVKTLNVTEKTGKLVAIKGVVDTDDLMIINRSGITIRLRVADIRVIGRATQGVRLIKLNEGDKISSVAKVEMENEDEIEEVVMLQSELAPEDALQPDTMIDPETTEEV; encoded by the coding sequence ATGAATGAAGGCGAAAGAATAATACCAATAAACATTGAGGATGAGATGCGCGGTGCGTATATCGACTACTCAATGTCTGTTATCATTTCGAGAGCCTTACCTGATGTTCGGGATGGATTGAAACCAGTGCACCGCCGTGTGCTTTATGGTATGTCCGAACTGGGGGTATCGTATAATAAAGCTTATAAGAAATCCGCCAGAATTGTAGGAGAGGTGCTTGGTAAGTATCACCCTCACGGCGACGCCTCTGTTTATGATACAATGGTTCGTATGGCTCAGGAATGGTCATTACGTTACCCACTTGTAGACGGACAGGGTAACTATGGCTCTATTGACGGTGACTCGCCGGCTGCCATGCGTTATACAGAAGCTCGTTTAAAGCGTATTGCTGACGAACTGCTAAACGACCTGGATAAGAACACAGTAGATTTTGTACCAAACTTCGACGACTCTCTGAAAGAGCCAAGTGTAATGCCGGCTAAATTCCCAAACCTGTTGGTTAACGGAACATCTGGTATTGCAGTAGGTATGGCCACTAACATGGCGCCGCATAACCTGACAGAAGTAATCAATGGTATCATCGCTTATATTGATAATCGTGATATTACCATTGCAGAACTGATGCATTATATTACCGCTCCGGACTTCCCGACCGGTGGTATTATCTATGGTTATGATGGTGTGAAGTCTGCATTTGAAACAGGTCGTGGACGTGTGTTAATGCGTGGCAGAGCTACTTTTGAAACAACATCTACAGGTAAAGAACAGATCATTGTAACTGAAATTCCTTACATGGTGAACAAAGCATCTCTGATAGAGAAGACAGCTGCGCTCATCAATGAAAAGAAAATTGAAGGTATTTCGGATCTACGTGATGAGTCAGACCGTGATGGTTTACGCATTGTGTATGACCTGAAGCGTGATGCTATACCTAACGTTGTACTTAACAACCTGTATAAGTATACAGCACTTCAGTCTTCATTTGGTGTAAACAACGTGGCCCTTGTGAAAGGTCGTCCGATGACACTGAACCTGAAAGACCTGATCTTACATTTCGTAGAACACAGGCATGAAGTAGTTATCCGCAGAACACAGTACGAGCTGGATGAGGCAAGAAAACGTGCCCACATTCTGGAAGGTTTACTGATAGCGCTGGATAATTTGGATGAAGTAATTAACCTGATTCGTGCCTCCCGCGACCCGGAGATCGCCCGAAATGGCTTAATGGAACGCTTCAGCCTTTCTGAGATTCAGGCTCGTGCCATATTGGATATGCGACTACAGCGCCTTACTGGTCTGGAGCGTGATAAAATACAGGCAGAGTACCAGGAGATCATGAAACTGATCGATTACCTTACTTCTGTATTAAATGATGAAGGTCTGCGTATGCAGATCATTAAAGATGAACTGGCTGAAATAAAAGAGCGCTATGGTGATGTTCGCAGAACCAGCATCGAGGCCAGCACTGGTGATATCTCTTACGAGGATATGATCCCTGAAGAAAACATGGTGATCACTATTTCTCATGAAGGTTATATTAAACGTACTTCTTTAAGCGAGTACCGTAGCCAGAGCCGTGGCGGAGTTGGATCAAGAGGCGTTGCGGCATCTAAAGAAAGTGATTTTACTGAGCACTTGTTTGTTGCTAGTACGCACCACCACATGATGTTCTTTACTGAGTTTGGCCGGGTGTTCTGGTTAAAAGTATATGAGATACCGGAGGGCGGTAAAACCACTAAAGGACGCGCTATACAGAACCTGATCCAGATTGAACGTGAAGACAAGGTACGTGCAGTAATGAATGTACATGACCTGAAGAACCAGGATTTTGTACTGAACCATAACCTGGTATTCATCACGGAACAGGGTACCATCAAGAAAACAGTTTTAGAAGCTTATTCACGTCCGAGAACGAATGGTATAAACGCCATCACGATTAACGAAGGCGACAGATTGCTTGATGTACAGCTTACCACAGGAAACAGTGAAATTATTATAGCACTGGAGTCGGGGAGAGCTATCCGCTTTAATGAGACACAGGTTAGACCGATGGGACGTAACGCAGCTGGTGTGCGTGCCGTAACACTTGCCGGACCAGATGACAGAGTAGTTGGTATGGTTTGTGTAGAAACCCCTGAAACTGAACTGTTGGTTGTTTCTGAAAACGGATTTGGTAAACGCTCCTTACTTGAAGAGTACCGCATCACGAACCGTGGTGGTAAAGGTGTAAAAACGCTGAACGTAACAGAGAAAACCGGTAAACTGGTGGCAATAAAAGGTGTGGTTGATACCGACGACCTGATGATAATTAACCGTTCAGGTATAACAATTCGTTTGAGAGTTGCTGACATTAGAGTTATTGGCCGTGCAACACAAGGTGTACGCCTGATTAAGTTGAATGAAGGTGACAAGATCTCTTCGGTTGCGAAAGTTGAGATGGAGAATGAAGATGAAATAGAGGAGGTGGTAATGCTGCAATCGGAGCTAGCGCCTGAAGATGCCTTACAGCCAGACACTATGATTGATCCTGAAACAACTGAAGAAGTATAA
- a CDS encoding GIY-YIG nuclease family protein, with the protein MQANNNHYFVYIFGGETETNLQIGMAGNIQQQLQQTQQNTDLPKKLVYYEHYDREAMALAREKQIKESSHTDNKRLIESMNPNWLDLSDLL; encoded by the coding sequence ATGCAAGCGAACAATAACCACTACTTTGTTTACATTTTCGGGGGAGAAACTGAGACAAACCTACAGATAGGTATGGCCGGAAATATACAGCAACAACTGCAACAGACGCAGCAGAATACAGATCTACCAAAAAAGCTGGTCTATTATGAGCATTATGATCGCGAAGCCATGGCCCTGGCACGTGAGAAGCAGATAAAGGAAAGCAGCCATACTGATAACAAGCGCCTGATAGAGTCTATGAATCCAAACTGGCTGGACCTAAGCGATCTGCTTTAA
- a CDS encoding cation diffusion facilitator family transporter — MLQTISRLRENIRLQLVVVTVGVLLLVAKFVAYFLTNSNAILTDALESIINVVAGGFSLYSLVLSARPRDENHPYGHGKIEFIAASLEGSLILVAGAIIIVKSVYNLFEPHTLHQLDIGILLTGITGVVNFIVGYFTERKGQQVNSLVLVAGGKHLKSDAYSTAGILLGLVLIFFTGMVWLDSVVAVIFGGIICYTGYKIIRSSVAGIMDEADYELLQRIVKVLNDHRRDNWIDIHNLRVIKYGATLHIDCHLTVPWYLNVMEAHDEVEALGKLIREKIDESIELFVHTDPCIEPSCNICSKPDCEVRQHALKERVEWDFEKVIADRKHSLY, encoded by the coding sequence ATGCTACAAACTATAAGCCGCCTGCGCGAAAACATAAGACTACAACTGGTTGTGGTTACGGTGGGTGTACTGTTACTGGTAGCTAAGTTTGTAGCTTATTTTCTTACAAATTCAAACGCTATACTTACTGATGCTCTTGAATCGATCATCAATGTTGTAGCAGGTGGGTTTTCACTGTATAGCCTGGTGCTTTCTGCACGTCCACGCGACGAGAACCATCCGTATGGCCACGGTAAAATAGAATTTATTGCCGCTTCTCTTGAAGGTTCACTTATACTTGTAGCAGGTGCAATAATAATCGTTAAGTCAGTTTATAACCTTTTTGAGCCGCACACGCTTCACCAACTCGATATTGGTATTTTACTGACAGGTATTACAGGCGTAGTAAATTTTATAGTTGGGTATTTTACAGAGCGCAAAGGCCAGCAGGTAAACTCTCTTGTTTTAGTAGCAGGAGGGAAGCACCTTAAATCAGACGCATACTCAACTGCTGGTATACTTCTGGGGCTCGTTCTCATCTTTTTTACTGGTATGGTATGGCTGGATAGTGTAGTGGCAGTTATCTTTGGAGGGATTATCTGTTATACCGGCTATAAAATTATCCGCTCTTCAGTAGCAGGTATTATGGATGAAGCTGATTACGAATTGCTGCAGCGAATTGTTAAAGTATTGAATGATCATCGCCGCGATAACTGGATTGATATCCATAATCTGAGAGTGATTAAGTATGGTGCCACGCTTCATATTGACTGCCACTTAACAGTGCCCTGGTACTTAAATGTAATGGAAGCCCACGATGAAGTAGAAGCATTGGGCAAACTTATCAGAGAAAAGATAGACGAAAGTATAGAACTCTTTGTGCATACAGATCCATGCATAGAGCCATCGTGCAACATCTGCAGCAAACCAGATTGTGAGGTACGCCAGCATGCTTTAAAAGAACGTGTAGAGTGGGACTTTGAAAAAGTAATAGCCGACCGTAAACACAGTTTATATTAA
- a CDS encoding metal-dependent hydrolase gives MDSLTQVVLGASVGEVILGKKLGNKSLLWGGIAGTIPDLDILANPLLDMVGQLSFHRSLTHSFLFAIVVSPLLGLLLKRFNKKDSSIWQEWGWLFFWGFVTHALLDSCTTWGTQLFWPFSTYGVAFYNIFVIDPLYTLPFLGFVFATGFYNKNNRKRRILNYTGLALSTAYLLFSFGAKAAANNVFEQNLQRQGIAYSSYISKPTPLNTIFWSVTVKGNGGFYNGFYSLFDEDKNVKYSYEPQNKHLLKPYRGNPRLERLLEITKGYYTVVPAEKGVYINDLRFGKFDDWRKEGGGYVFVYHVWQNLNGSLEFKEINNRPKLNKAYFKDYWRRIMGNK, from the coding sequence ATGGATTCTCTTACACAGGTTGTATTAGGCGCTTCGGTTGGCGAAGTTATACTTGGCAAAAAGTTAGGCAACAAATCACTGCTTTGGGGAGGTATAGCAGGCACTATTCCTGACCTCGATATCCTGGCTAATCCTTTACTGGATATGGTGGGGCAGCTAAGTTTTCACCGATCGCTTACGCATTCGTTTTTATTTGCTATAGTGGTTTCGCCGTTACTTGGGCTGTTATTAAAGCGGTTTAACAAAAAGGACTCATCTATATGGCAGGAGTGGGGCTGGCTCTTTTTCTGGGGTTTTGTAACCCATGCCTTACTTGATAGCTGTACCACCTGGGGTACACAACTTTTCTGGCCCTTTAGTACGTACGGAGTTGCGTTCTATAACATCTTTGTAATTGATCCGCTTTATACTTTGCCGTTTCTGGGATTTGTTTTCGCTACCGGATTTTATAATAAAAATAACCGGAAGCGCCGCATTCTTAACTATACTGGTCTGGCTTTAAGCACAGCTTATTTATTGTTTTCTTTTGGAGCCAAAGCTGCTGCAAATAACGTGTTCGAGCAGAACCTGCAAAGGCAGGGCATAGCCTATAGTTCGTACATCAGCAAACCAACTCCACTTAATACTATATTCTGGTCAGTAACTGTTAAAGGTAACGGAGGCTTTTATAATGGATTCTACTCTCTCTTTGACGAAGATAAAAATGTAAAGTATAGCTATGAACCACAAAACAAACACCTGCTTAAGCCTTACCGTGGCAATCCCCGCCTCGAAAGATTACTTGAAATTACAAAGGGTTATTATACTGTAGTTCCAGCTGAAAAAGGAGTTTATATTAACGACTTACGCTTTGGTAAATTCGATGACTGGCGTAAAGAAGGAGGAGGCTATGTGTTTGTTTATCATGTTTGGCAAAATCTAAATGGTTCTTTAGAATTTAAAGAAATAAATAATCGTCCTAAGCTTAATAAAGCATATTTCAAGGATTACTGGCGCAGAATTATGGGCAACAAATAA
- the msrA gene encoding peptide-methionine (S)-S-oxide reductase MsrA — translation MATLYSSLFIPLLMFFTSCQQNSSEQLSTEQEISYTLSADTTGLAKATFAGGCFWCTEAYFERLVGVEAVISGYSGGLEKNPTYKQVSAGLTGHAEAVQVYYHPEKISYQELVEVFFATHDPTTLNRQGPDVGKQYRSIVFYRTPEEKNIATKYISRLSASGKYKNKVVTTVEPLKRFWQAEAYHQDYYERNPSDPYVVSIARPKVKKFETNYKAKLKPQFRK, via the coding sequence ATGGCTACTCTTTATTCTTCCCTGTTTATTCCTTTGCTGATGTTTTTTACATCCTGTCAGCAAAATTCTTCTGAACAACTTTCTACGGAGCAGGAGATAAGTTATACATTATCAGCTGATACAACAGGATTAGCAAAAGCCACTTTTGCTGGTGGTTGTTTCTGGTGTACTGAAGCATATTTTGAGCGTTTGGTAGGAGTGGAGGCCGTTATTTCCGGGTATTCCGGTGGTCTGGAGAAGAATCCTACTTATAAACAGGTAAGTGCTGGGCTAACTGGTCATGCAGAAGCTGTGCAGGTATATTATCATCCTGAAAAAATATCATACCAGGAGCTGGTAGAAGTATTTTTTGCGACACATGATCCAACCACACTAAACCGCCAGGGACCTGATGTTGGGAAGCAATATCGTTCAATAGTATTTTACAGAACACCTGAAGAAAAGAATATAGCGACTAAGTATATCAGCAGATTAAGCGCATCAGGTAAGTATAAAAACAAAGTCGTTACAACAGTAGAGCCACTCAAGCGATTCTGGCAGGCAGAAGCATATCACCAGGACTATTATGAACGTAATCCTTCTGATCCTTATGTTGTAAGTATAGCCCGCCCTAAAGTAAAAAAATTTGAAACCAACTATAAAGCCAAACTAAAGCCACAATTCAGGAAATAA